One stretch of Oryzias latipes chromosome 7, ASM223467v1 DNA includes these proteins:
- the tmem81 gene encoding transmembrane protein 81 isoform X2, whose translation MQCSLMKLCLLLLLFHPPVSAGPDEAEKVVLEVITDSSPCSTTCGLGIRTQTLCLLKDSKTALEEKVGRKNGTKDASQTKVSEECRVRKVNCLELWQCGLQTMTVTTGQRVEIDCLGEVMEAMGRFSWRVSWRYARGIITSDDSLFERWTAPLLDRMVLDPVKEENAGTYRCDVQDTNFRRVKRIYWGIRVLPVGVVNLDYESALARWKQDENQQKELQTVTQAVLLYAVGISLSLATACTGLVSLYRTLKTRCSNK comes from the exons ATGCAGTGCAGCCTCATGAAGCTTtgcctgctcctcctcctctttcaccCGCCTGTTTCCGCCGGCCCGGACGAGGCCGAGAAAGTGGTGCTGGAGGTCATCACTGACAGCTCCCCCTGCAGCACCACCTGTGGGCTGGGGATCAGGACCCAAACCCTGTGTCTGCTGAAAGACAGCAAGACGGCGCTGGAGGAAAAAGTGGGGAGGAAGAACGGAACTAAG GACGCGAGTCAAACCAAGGTGTCAGAGGAGTGTCGGGTCAGAAAGGTCAACTGTTTGGAATTATGGCAGTGTGGACTCCAGACTATGACTGTGACAACAGGACAGAGGGTGGAGATTGACTGTCTGGGCGAAGTCATGGAGGCCATGGGAAGATTCTCCTGGAG GGTGTCATGGCGCTACGCTCGAGGAATTATCACCTCAGACGACTCTCTCTTTGAGCGCTGGACAGCTCCTCTTCTGGACCGAATGGTTCTGGACCCTGTTAAAGAAGAGAACGCAG GAACGTATCGCTGTGACGTGCAGGATACCAACTTCCGCAGAGTGAAGAGGATCTACTGGGGCATCCGGGTTTTACCTGTCGGGGTCGTCAACTTGGATTATGAAAGCGCTCTGGCCCGGTGGAAGCAGGATGAAAACCAGCAGAAGGAACTTCAAACGGTTACTCAGGCCGTTCTTCTATATGCA GTGGGGATCAGTCTGAGCCTTGCCACAGCCTGCACTGGACTCGTCAGCCTCTACAGAACACTGAAAACAAGATGttccaacaaataa
- the tmem81 gene encoding transmembrane protein 81 isoform X1, which produces MHFPDKIESNFKTAIIQVFLIRMQCSLMKLCLLLLLFHPPVSAGPDEAEKVVLEVITDSSPCSTTCGLGIRTQTLCLLKDSKTALEEKVGRKNGTKDASQTKVSEECRVRKVNCLELWQCGLQTMTVTTGQRVEIDCLGEVMEAMGRFSWRVSWRYARGIITSDDSLFERWTAPLLDRMVLDPVKEENAGTYRCDVQDTNFRRVKRIYWGIRVLPVGVVNLDYESALARWKQDENQQKELQTVTQAVLLYAVGISLSLATACTGLVSLYRTLKTRCSNK; this is translated from the exons atgcatttccctGATAAGATTGAATCAAACTTCAAGACTGCA aTTATACAGGTGTTTCTTATCAGAATGCAGTGCAGCCTCATGAAGCTTtgcctgctcctcctcctctttcaccCGCCTGTTTCCGCCGGCCCGGACGAGGCCGAGAAAGTGGTGCTGGAGGTCATCACTGACAGCTCCCCCTGCAGCACCACCTGTGGGCTGGGGATCAGGACCCAAACCCTGTGTCTGCTGAAAGACAGCAAGACGGCGCTGGAGGAAAAAGTGGGGAGGAAGAACGGAACTAAG GACGCGAGTCAAACCAAGGTGTCAGAGGAGTGTCGGGTCAGAAAGGTCAACTGTTTGGAATTATGGCAGTGTGGACTCCAGACTATGACTGTGACAACAGGACAGAGGGTGGAGATTGACTGTCTGGGCGAAGTCATGGAGGCCATGGGAAGATTCTCCTGGAG GGTGTCATGGCGCTACGCTCGAGGAATTATCACCTCAGACGACTCTCTCTTTGAGCGCTGGACAGCTCCTCTTCTGGACCGAATGGTTCTGGACCCTGTTAAAGAAGAGAACGCAG GAACGTATCGCTGTGACGTGCAGGATACCAACTTCCGCAGAGTGAAGAGGATCTACTGGGGCATCCGGGTTTTACCTGTCGGGGTCGTCAACTTGGATTATGAAAGCGCTCTGGCCCGGTGGAAGCAGGATGAAAACCAGCAGAAGGAACTTCAAACGGTTACTCAGGCCGTTCTTCTATATGCA GTGGGGATCAGTCTGAGCCTTGCCACAGCCTGCACTGGACTCGTCAGCCTCTACAGAACACTGAAAACAAGATGttccaacaaataa